The Thermoanaerobacterium thermosaccharolyticum DSM 571 region CATTGCTGCATCCTGATAATACCAATGAATAAATCAAAACTAATATGAGAAAATAAATAGACGTTTTATTTTTTGCTAATGAAAAGTTAGACTTAATCATAAATTATGACCTCTCCTTTTTTAATAAAAATTTTTTGTATTTAAGACCTTCTTTATTTAATGATAAGATTTCATATTGCCTAAGTAACTAACTATTTAGTTACTTAGGCTTAAAAAAATTTGAAATATATTTAATTGCTACTTGAGCTTGTAGAACTGCTGCTTGAACTAGTGCTTGACACAGCCCACGGCTTCTCAAATGCAAGCTTTAAGTATGCATGCTGACGGACAAGCTCATCTAAAGCTTCATTCGCCTGAGCTAATGCTACCTCAGCAGCAACGACATCGGCTTTTACACCCGTACCAGCACTATAATTAGCATTAGCTACCCGCAGTTTTTCCTCAGCCATTTTTTGCGCTTCTAATGCTGCATTATATCCTTCTTCTAATTGCTTAACTTGGTAATATATATCACGAGTTGCCTGCGCCATTACTTTCTTTACAGTCTCATAATCAATTTTTGCCTCTTCTAATTCTTTCTCTCTTGCATCATAAGGCGTATAAGTCCCAGATGAGTACATCATATTGAATGCCCACTGCTTTAGATCTATAGCCTGCTGCGCTTGCCAGACATTCGGTGCTTCCTCCAGCACTTGAGATACAGCAGTGTCTAAACTTGCTACTTGCAATGGTTCAAAAGACACTTCATCTGTAAGCTGTGGTCTCGCGCTCGGATCTAAACCTACAACTTGATTAAAAGCAGTGTACGCATCATCCAACGCATGTTGTGCTAAATTATAATTATTTAAAGCTTGATTGTACTGTGCTTCTGCCAAAGTCAATGTTGACTGAGCCACAGCACCAGACGCAACCCCTGCTCTCGCATTTTGAAGATTGACAAGTGCCTGCTGTTTTAATTTATCCTGAACGTCTAATTTTTCTTGTGCAACCTGTACATCCCAGTACTTCTTGCACACATCTAACTCAACTGTATCTATCTTTGCATCGTAATTTTTTAGACTTGAGCGATACGCTAAATCTGCCCGCAAAAGACCTGTCCATGTGACCTCAATCTGTGGTCCGTAGACATTGCCAGGTGCTGGTGTAAACTGAACTGCATCTTGGGCATTATCCCTTAATGACTTTGTCCTGTCGATTTCTGCGGAAGCTTTTTTGATCGTCTCATCATGAGCTAATGCCATTTTAGTAGCATCGCTTAAAGTAAGTGATGCAACAGTATTAGTTGCATTGTCATCCGCATAAGAAATGATAGGAGTAAGAAGCATAGTAAGCCCTATAACGCAGCTTACAATAATTTTATGCACTTTTCTCATGCACAACACCTCCTAACATAGATTAAATTCCCAGGCCACTACGACCTGGGAATTTTACTTTACTATGGCCTATTATTGAGCCTTTAATGTCATTGTAACTGTCTGGTTTGTAGCATCCCATTGTACTTGAGCACCGAATGCTTGTGCTATCCAACGGAATGGTACCATTACACGGCCATTTACTATTTCTGCAGGAGCATCCATTGTTACAGGTGCACCGTTGATAGTCAATGTTGTGCTACCAGGTGTCACTTGAACAACTCTGTTACCTAAGATGAATGTTGCCTTTGTTCCATCCCAGAGTACATTATCAGATGAAACGCCAAGTGCATATGCAACATATCTTGTTGGCAAGTACGTGCGACCATTCTTAACGTATGGTGCTGAATCTAATGTATTTTGAACGCCATTTACTGTGTATGTTGTTGAGTTGATTGTGAATACTGCTGTCTGATTTGTAGCGTTTGGAGCAGGTGTAACAACTGTAGCATTAGCTACTTTTGCTACATAATTATCACCTGAGAACCAAACATCTGCATATTTCCATGTATCATAATTACTATCACTTTGATAATTATCTAGATCATTAGGCACTGTTATAAGCGCTTTGCCAGCAACTTTAACTTGAATATCACCTTCGCCTACTGTTCTGTCAACATCATATTTGATGCCACTAACCTTAATTGTGCTAGCTGTATTACTATCATCTTTGAAGTATATCTCTAATGTATTGTCGTCATTTGTCAAAGATACATGATCAACTTCGATATCACCTGATGTAACAGTTACTGTTGGTTTTGCTGCAAATTTCACACCATCAGGTAAATCTAACACAACTGGGCTTGAACCATCATTTGTATCAATAGCACCATCTTTGTATTCACTTATTGTTATATCACCTGCAGCCTGAGCTGATACACCTAACTTAACATTAGTTTTATCAGCAGTTACAGTTACAGGATTAACAACTTTTGCAAGTGTTATATCTCCTGATAATCCAGCACTGCCTGATACAGTAGCTACAAGATCACCAGTTATACCACTATCAAGAGCAACACTTATATTTTCAATCTTTAGATCAGCAGGTTTATCTTTCCCAGTAGAACCTCCTTTTATCTGGAATTTAGCTGTTCTATTATCTGTTCCCTGCAAACCAACAAAATCCAACTCAACACCATTATCATCATCTACTTTGTTATTTTTTTCTTTATCAACTACTGTATCATCGATTTTAAACCATCTTGCATTTGATGGTAATGTGATGAGTATTGTACGACCTTCTATCAAACTACCTTGAATAGCTTCTTTAATCTCTATATCGCTAACACCTTGGTCATTTTGTCCTGCATAAGCCACTGTTGATGAATCTACAGCTTTTACAGTTGCACTGTAATCACCATAAGTACCAACTGTGATCTCACTTGGTGTTGCAGTATAATCACCTTTTACCTTAGCGATTATATCGCCATATTTAGCTTTATCTGTATCTGTTACATTAATGCTTGCTACAAAATCGATAGAAACTTTATCTGTCGATTTATATTTATCATCTGCTAAATTTATCTTGAGAGTATCTCCATCTACTGTAAATACAACATTGCTTATATCTCCACTACGACCTAAAGTACCATATACTATTTTTTTATCAGTTACAGTACCCCACTTAAATCCGTCTGGCAGTTCAAGCTTTAATTGATCCTTCGCATTCAATTTGCCAGATGTGCTTTCAGCGATACGTAACTCCACTGGCCCACCTGCATCTGAGAATGTATTTGTATCAATTGCTGATACTGTAATATCACCACTGCCAATTGTTGCAACCACTACACTACCACTTGTTAATTGTCCTGAAATATTTGTTATAGTAGCTTTTATATCACCACTTGCACCTGAAGGTACATTTACACTCTTAAAAGAAACAGGTATCTTTAATTCCTTATTTGTACCACTTGAAGTTAATGATAACTTAAAGCCATTGCTACTAGTTTTAACAAGCGAAAAACTAATTGGGTTACGATCATTATCATTTAAAGTACCATTATAAACGGCATCAGAAACATTATTAGGTATCTTATCAAAATTAGTATATTCTCTACCGTTAGTACCATTACTATCTGTAGGATTTCCTATTACTAAATCATAAATTTTATAGTCTGTATTTGGCAATTCAATTAATGCCTCTGATTGTGTTGCATACGGGTCTATATCTATCATAAATGTGCCCAGTTTTGTTGTAGAATCATCCGAGATGCTCGGAACTGTCAATGAAGTGTATGATGTACCTGCTGCAAATGCATTTGTCATACCCATTGGCACAAACATACTAACAAGCATCGCAAATACAAGTACAAAGCTTAACCATTTACTTTTTACCATTGTATTCCCTCCTGTAAATTTGTTATTTTTTTAAAAAATTTGTTTCTGCTGCAACTTGCAGCACGATATCATATTATGACTTTCCCGCATCCACTAACTACTTGCCACGCCAAAAAGCGGTAACGATTTTAAATATATTAAGATTGCCATGCGGGTCTGCATCCCCCCTCTTAAAGGTTTAGACTACAGAATCAAGCTTAGTATTAAGCTTATTTATAACAACACTAGAACCTCAGTCTAGTTGTTATTATAGCAAATCAAATATTTAAGGTCAATAAGTATTACCAATTTGTAATAAAACTGTAATATTCGCTTAACATTAGTGTCATTACTACAATTCGCCATAGATCATTTTACCATATTTTTATTGAACTTTCAAAAATAAAGCTCTATACATTATTACAGCAAGATTTTCCCTTGTTATGACATCATCAGCTTTGTAAGGCATATCTTTCGTAAGACCAAGCTCATCCGCTTTTTGCATGACGCCATTAGGCCACTTCAGATCTTTATAGTTAAGTGCATTTAAGATAAACCCCAATGCTTGTATGTATGTGACATTCCCCTCTGGGTTGAATAGATTATTCCCAACACCATGTGTAAATCCAAGCTTTGCAGCTAAATTTATGTCCCCCAATGCCCAATAATTTTTGGGCACATCTTTGAAAGTCGATGAGGTTGTCTTTAATTTCTCTGCTGAGCTGCTGTATCCCGTAAGTCTATTTATGAATACAGTCATCATTGCACGTGTAACAGGCTTGCCAACACCAAAAAGTCCTCCGCCTATGCCTTGTGTTATATTGAGATCTGATAGATAATTTACAGCCTCTGCATAAGGTGCATCTTGCTTGACGTCTGAAAAAGACGCAGCATATAAGGTACCTGCAAAGCAAATATTTATTACCATAGAGGCGATAATTATTGATAAAAGAAATTTTTTAAAAAACTTCACATCTTTCATCCTCCTTAGCTACCTAGTTCAACATGAGGCATGACTTCTATCTCAAACATCCTGTCCCACGGATACGTGACACTGGCTTCAATCTTTTTTATTTTCTTTCCCAATACCACTCTGCCTTCATATGTTTTTGATAGCATTTCTAATACTGGCTCCATTTTATTTGACAATTCATTATTTGATGATTCTGCCTTTATATAGTCTTTATTTATGCCATTTGCTTCAGCCCACTTATACATCTTATTTCTAACTACTGCCTGATACCCATAGTCATCAGCCATGCGTATGAAGGAAAAAGACACAAAGCTTTTTACAGCTTCATCTTTTTTGTCATGAGATATTAGCTTTTTATCAAGTATCTCTTTAATAGGCATCTCAGATATAACTGTACCTATGGCATTGCTGGGGGTATTCCATCCCGCGTACATTATATCAATCGGATCATCTTTAAGCACAGCATCAACAACATTTGCATCCGCCATATTTGTATACGCCACATCAGCTATCCCGAAAATTTGTCCTATATTTTTATATTTTTCTACGTCGCTTTTTATTCCTAAATTTTTATTTGTATGTATGTATAGTATAGATTCGCCATTACTATCCGTTTTTCCTCCTATAAAATTAATTTTTTCTTCAACGATTTTTTTAAGATCCGCTCCTTCATACGGCAGTATGACATTTTCAGGATTTGAGACGTCATAAATTACGCGAAATCTAGGTTTTTGCTTATAATACTCATTTGCAAGCCTTGCTGTTATCTCCATGCCAATCTCATCTGCTCCATGAAGCATATATACTTTATCAGATATGCCATGACTTTCTACGTATTGGCTTAGCTTCCTTGATACCATGTTTGTCATGCTGTATTGTGATGTATCGTCATTACCTATCACCAATGTCTTTATATATCCATCTTTTGTCCAATCAATAAGTTTTTGGTTTATTACATCATTTATCTCAAAAAGATTATTGTAGTTCTTTATCAAATCTGTCGGTATACCACTCTCTATCTTCTCAAGCTTTTTTACATCGCTTTCTCTATGATAAAGGTCAACGATATCTTTTAACTCCGAAAACTCCACAATTTGCTGATTGTATTTTATATATTGGTAGTCACTGAATTGTGTTGGTTTAAGCCTAGGTATTACAGAAAAGATAATTATATTTTTATCTTTATTCTTTTTTATAAAATTGTAAAGAGTCAAAAGCCTTTTTTTATAATCATTGTAGTTTTTAATATCGCGTGATGCTATAAGTCCGCCATTTATGTACTGCTGCACCGATATAACTATGGCATAAACATTATTTTGAGATACCTCTTCATTAAGCCATTTTTGAAGCCCCTCATAATCACCGGGCTTCGTATAATCATCAAGGACATTTTTGGGCGGCAAAATCAAGTTTTTGCCCCACATCTTTGTAAGTATTGAAACATTTTGTGTATTTACAGGTCTACTGTCCAATGGAACAAATATTATATCATCCAAAGCAAAACTCTTTCTAATATAGCTACAACCAGATGACAAAAGCAAAGTGCTCAGGATGAGTAAAATTGCAATTATCTTTTTTAACACGCAAATCCCTACCTATTTTTCCCTTTATTATAATATCATGAAAGAGAAATTTCAACAACTTTTATTTAACATCCAATATCATAGCATCATTTGCCTATGACAACAGTCGCAAATTTGTGCTTTTTAAGAAACTTCGCAAAGAAATACGATATTGCATAGATCATAATAAATATAAACAATATATAAATATCGTATAGATATTGATTGCCTGTATTTAAAAAGTGGTTTAGCACATCTAAAAAGAGCGGATGGGACAGATATATACCAAACGAAAGCTTACCTGTGCTTGCCAATAAACCGCTTAAAGCATGGTAATTCAATATTTTCGTCGATAGAGCGAAAAAAAACAATGATGCTAGAAGTGTAAAAGCATAATAATAAATATTGTACAGATTAGAATCTATCTGTTTATTTGCAAATGCCTTAAGTGATATATCAACAAAAAGATAGCCAAATACAATTACGGCAAAAAACAAATTAAGCAATTTTTTATCGTAATATTTTCCCCACTCACGCATATTTTCACCAATATACATACCTGCAATTATGAATGATATATATGTTATAAAAAGAAGGCTAGAATTTTGGTAATATCTACTTATGACATATTTAAACAAAAATATATCTGCTATCTGAAATATTACAATAGACATTAAAATTGTGTATCTGTTTTTGTTTATAAGCTTGTATATATAAAGCAGTACAGGAAACAAAACGTACAGTTGTACTATTATGACTATAAAATACAGATGGTAGAACATACCTCCAAAGAAGAGATTTTCTACTGTCAATATAGATTTCAAAGGCTCATTATATATTACATACAAGTAAATGCCATATATCATTGTCCAAACAATATATGGCAATAATACGTTTTTAAACCGTTTCTTGTAAAATAATTTCCAATTATCCCCATCGCTATAATTGTACATAAGAAGCATAGATGACGCAAATATAAATGCTGGGACAGCAAACTGTGAAAACCTATTTAGCACAGCAAATACGATATAAGATAAAGATGATTTGTCGAGATCAGATACAGCAATGCCTGTCGTATGTATGATAAGTACCGCTATAATGGATATACCTTTCAATACATCAATCTCGTCTATCCGTGATTTTGTCATTAATCTCTCTCCTTGATTTTTATCTCATTCAGTCCTTTCAAATAATCGTCGTAAAAAAATTTCATTGTTATTCCATAATCGCCGTAAAACTTAAAAACATTTTCTTTAAAATCAGCTAATTTTAAATAATCTCTGCAATACAATAGATCGCCTGTATAGATTACTTTATGTTTAAACTCAAGAGATGCTTTGTTCAGGTTTATTAAATCTATATCATCTGTGCCTAATATTTCTGAAAATTTTACTTCTAATGAAAGCTCATCATTAAGGCTTGGCATACGTTCATATAAAACAGCAAAATCAATGTCACTATTGTCATTTTGATATTCCGTCCCATACGATCCAAAGATATACAAAGCTAATATATTAGGATTTTCTTTTATATAATCTACAAGTAAATCAAGCTGTTTTTTGATATTTGTCAAATTTCTCATAATTATCACCATTTATTAATTTTCATTGTCATTATATCACAAAAAAGGTGCAAATCAAAAAAGGACCCGAAAGCGGATCCTTTTATTTCATCGATAATGCTGCAGTTATAAAGTCGCGGAAAAGTGGATGTGGTCTTAGTGGCCTTGATTTAAACTCTGGGTGAAATTGTGATGCAACAAAGAATGGATGATCTTTTACCTCTATTATCTCTACAAGGCGGTCATCTGGCGATAAGCCTGACAGCACAAGTCCTTTTGATGTTAGAAGCTCACGGTATTCGTTGTTAAACTCATACCTGTGCCTGTGGCGTTCATATATAAGCTCGTCTTTGTAGGCTTCGTAAGCCTTTGTGCCTTCCTTTAACTTGCAAGGGTATACGCCAAGCCTCATTGTACCACCTTTTTCATCTATATCCTTCTGCTCAGGCATAAGGTCAATAACAGGGTAAGGTGTGGCGCCGTTGAATTCTGTAGAATGGGCATCTTTTAATCCTGCTACATTTCTTGCAAATTCTATAACTGCACACTGCATGCCTAAACAAAGGCCTAAGTACGGTATCTTGTTTTCCCTGGCGTACTGGGCAGCCCTTATTTTTCCTTCTACACCTCTATCGCCAAATCCGCCGGGCACAAGGATGCCTTTTGCACCTCTTAAAAGCTCATCAACCGTATCGTCATTTACATTTTCAGAGTTTACCCACCTTATCTTGACATTGGCGTCGTTGTATATACCGGCATGTCTCAATGATTCTACAACGCTTATATACGCGTCGTGCAGCTCAACGTATTTACCGACTAAAGCTATCTCTACTTCTCTTTTTAGATTTTTCTCTTTTTCAACAAATGCTCTCCATTCTTTAAGATCAGGCTCACCTGCTGGCAGATTAAGCCTATTTATGACGTACTCATCTACTTTCTGCCTGTCAAGCTCCAATGGGACTTCATAGATGGAGTCTACATCGATATTTTCGATGACGGCATCTGGTTTTACATTGCAAAACATGCCTATTTTTTCTTTTATATCTTCTGTCAGAGGAAATTCTGTCCTGCAGACGATCATGTCAGGCTGTATGCCAATAGATCTCAATTCTTTTACGCTGTGCTGCGTCGGCTTTGTCTTAAGCTCACCGGTCTTGCCGAGATGTGGCACAAGAGTTACGTGTATAAACATGACATTGTCTTTTCCTTCTTCAACGCTTATTTGTCTTATTGCTTCCAAAAACGGCAGGCTTTCTATGTCTCCTACAGTGCCTCCAATCTCCACAATGACGCAATCCACATTCTGTTCTTTTCCTACTCGCCTTATCCTGTCTTTTATCTCATTCGTAATGTGTGGTATTACCTGAACTGTAGCTCCCAAATAATCGCCTTTTCTCTCCTTTGATATTACTGACCAGTACACCTTTCCTGTCGTTATATTGCTGCTTTTTGTAAGGTTTATGTCGATAAATCTTTCATAATGCCCCAAATCTAAATCTGTCTCTGCGCCGTCTTCTGTGACGAATACTTCGCCGTGCTGGTATGGACTCATTGTCCCCGGATCTATGTTTATATACGGATCGCATTTTATCACCGCCACACTAATTCCGCGGCTTTTTAACAGTCTTCCTAATGACGCTGCTGTTATTCCTTTCCCTAAGGATGACACAACACCGCCCGTTACAAATATATACTTCGACATCGTCTCACCTCATCTTTTATTTTAACTTATATCGAACACAAAATGCGTTTAATTAAGTGAAAGGCATTAAAAAAATCTCTATTTCTTAAAAATAGAGACTCTTATCCCTTTAATTTTTTGATGGCTTTTTAAATTTTCTTCGATAATGACTCATTCAAAACACCCCAAAAAAATAAATACTTTTTTATTATATATGAGATTTTTTTGAATGTAAAGGGGGTTGAAAAATAAAATAATGTGGTATAATATAGATAGACAAATTTAAAACCTGTAGACACTTTGCCACCTCCTTTCTTGGAGGCTATCATTATTATATCATACGTTTTTACCTGTTATTGCAATGTTTTTACTGAAAAATGTTTGAAAAATAAAATAATGTGGTATAATATAGATAGACAAATTTAAAGCCTGTGGTCACAATGCATAGAAAAAGGTGAGGACGCTACCCTCACCTTTTTCTCGACTATGTACATATCACTTTGTGTACCACTTAATTATTATCTCTAATAATTTAAGCAGTATTTCCGTGATTCTATACCAGTCTATTTGGCGGCCTCTTTTCCGCCTTTTGCTGCCTGCGGTCACAACGCTCACCTCCCTTCTTGGAGGTTACCATTATTATATCATACGTTTTCGCCTGTTATTGCAATGTTTTTACTGAAAAATGTTTGAAAAATAAAATAATGTGGTATAATATAGATAGGCAAATTTAAAACCAGTGGTCATTGTTTATAGAAAAAGGTGAGGCTGCTACCCTCACCTTTTTCTCGACTATGTACATATCACTTTGTGTACCACTTAATTATTATCTCTAATAACTTAAGCAGTATATCTGTGACCTTGTACCAGTCTATTTGGCGGTTTCTTTTCCGCCTTTTGCCGCCAGTGGTCATTGTTTCACCTCCCTTCTTGGAGGCTATCATTATTATATCATACGTTTTCGCCTGTTATTGCAATGTTTTTACTGAAAAATGTTTGAAAAATAAAATAATGTGGTATAATATAGATAGGCAAATTTAAAACCAGTGGTCATTGTTTATAGAAAAAGGTGAGGCTGCTACCCTCACCTTTTTCTCGACTATGTACATATCACTTTGTGTACCACTTAATTATTATCTCTAACAATTTAAGCAGTATATCTGTGACCTTGTACCAGTCTATTTGGCGGTTTCTTTTCCGCCTTTTGCCGCCAGTGGTCATTGTTTCACCTCCCTTCTTGGAGGCTATCATTATTATATCATACGTTTTCGTCTATTATTGCAATGTTTTTGTTTTGATATTATAATTAGTTTATCAATGTAAAGGGGGAAAATATATGCCATCAGATTATCACGTACACATAGAAAGAGGACCTTACGCAATTGATTGGCTTAAAAAGTTCGTAGATACGGCATTAGACAAAGGCCTTACAGAGATAGGCATATCAGAGCATGGATACAGATTTGATAAAGGATATGCCGCATTTGGAAGCGACGGCTTTAGAGGAGAATGGATCAAAAAATACACTGGACAGGATATTGACGAATACATATCTCTAATAGTCGAAGCAAAGTCTATGGGGCTTCCTGTAAAATTAGGCATAGAAGCAGACTATATACCAGGCAAGGAAAAAGAGCTTATGGATTTCTTAAAGCCATATCCTTGGGATTATGTGATCGGCTCCATCCACTGGATAGGTGACTGGGGCATAGATCTTGATGAGTGCCTTGATATTTGGGAGTCATGTGATGTGGACTCTGTATATTTAGAGTATTTTAATATGATTGAAAAGATGGCTGAAACAGGTATTTTTGACTTCATAGGCCATATCGATTTAGTAAAAATATTTAAGTACAGACCAACAGCCGCGGTCTATGATAAAATAGAGAAAAACATCGAGAATATAGCAAAAATAGGCGTGGCTGTAGAAGTCTCCACTGCGGGATTTAGAAAACCTGTAGGTGAAATATATCCGTCAAAAGAGATAATGTCAATGATTAAAAAGTACAATATCCCTATTCTTGTAAACTCTGATGCACATACACCGGAAGATGTGGCAAGGGATTTTGACAAGGCATATGAATACGTGAAATCTTTTGGGATTGACACACTTAATTATTTTGACAAGAGAAAGAGAATACCGTATAAAATATAAAAATAATAAGCAGGAAGATAGAAAATCTTTCTGCTTATTTTATAATTTCTCTAATACGCTTCCTTATATTATCAGCAATCTCTAATGCTTTTTTTGCATCATTCTCATTGGGCATGCCTTCGGGAAGGACAATATAAAACTTTGCCTTTCTCTATTACTTCTTTTGTGTAGAATAAATTATTAGTCTCTATAAAACGTCTTTCTTCCTCAGGCGTATATACAAAAAAATCAATAGGTACATCGGATTTTATAACTTTAGAAACGTATAATAGTCTATCTATATATCTCAAATCTGTGTTCATTATAACCACTAAATCTATATCACTCCAGGCAGTTGGCTTTCCATTAGCCATCGATCCAAATAAAATTATTTTTTCAGGATTGCACTTTTCTACAATTGCATCAACTATAATTTTCAATTCTTCTTCAAGTGAATAATCAATTAACTCTACAGCTTGCATATAATTCACCTCAAAATCAATCTTTAATTATATTACTATAGATGAGAAAAAATGATAACAAATATTACCATCAAATAGATACACTACACCTATGCTAACTGTAGTTGTTCTAAAATTTCATCAATAGGTACTTTATTATTAGCTTGCTCATATAGCCATTGAACACGCTGCTTTTGTACTTCTTTGCGAACCTTTTTTATTCCTTGTCCAAATTTGCAATATTTGTCGTCTGAAGTCGTACAATACATGTATGTCAATGATATAAGCCATAATAATCTATCTATTGATTTTGTTGAGCGTACTTGATACGTATTTAGTCCAAGATTATTCTTTGTCTGTCTAAAGAATATTTCTATAGGCCATCTTTGACTGTAGTAATTTAGAATTGTCTCGGTATCTAATTCAGTATTAGTACAAATAAATGCATGTAGAGCATTCTCATTTTTAAAAGCTTTCTCAGGCCAGCACAATACTACTACAGCATTATCTATGCCATTTAAGGCTCCTTCATAGCGATATACCCAGTAATTAGAACCGTTCACTGTAACGAGGTGAACTTCGTTCTTTTCGATATATTGGGCAAAGTCTTTTATCTGAATTCTAATGCCTTGTGGATAGATAATTCTGTTAGTTTTTAGTGCTCCTATGAGATGGTATCCTCTTTCAAAATGTGCTTCTATTACTTTTTTGTTTATGTACCATGAATCACATAGTCCATATGCTGGTCCTTTAGGTATTGGAAGCATAGATACCATTTCACATATTCTTTCGATTTTGCTTTTGCCAC contains the following coding sequences:
- a CDS encoding CTP synthase gives rise to the protein MSKYIFVTGGVVSSLGKGITAASLGRLLKSRGISVAVIKCDPYINIDPGTMSPYQHGEVFVTEDGAETDLDLGHYERFIDINLTKSSNITTGKVYWSVISKERKGDYLGATVQVIPHITNEIKDRIRRVGKEQNVDCVIVEIGGTVGDIESLPFLEAIRQISVEEGKDNVMFIHVTLVPHLGKTGELKTKPTQHSVKELRSIGIQPDMIVCRTEFPLTEDIKEKIGMFCNVKPDAVIENIDVDSIYEVPLELDRQKVDEYVINRLNLPAGEPDLKEWRAFVEKEKNLKREVEIALVGKYVELHDAYISVVESLRHAGIYNDANVKIRWVNSENVNDDTVDELLRGAKGILVPGGFGDRGVEGKIRAAQYARENKIPYLGLCLGMQCAVIEFARNVAGLKDAHSTEFNGATPYPVIDLMPEQKDIDEKGGTMRLGVYPCKLKEGTKAYEAYKDELIYERHRHRYEFNNEYRELLTSKGLVLSGLSPDDRLVEIIEVKDHPFFVASQFHPEFKSRPLRPHPLFRDFITAALSMK
- a CDS encoding histidinol-phosphatase; its protein translation is MPSDYHVHIERGPYAIDWLKKFVDTALDKGLTEIGISEHGYRFDKGYAAFGSDGFRGEWIKKYTGQDIDEYISLIVEAKSMGLPVKLGIEADYIPGKEKELMDFLKPYPWDYVIGSIHWIGDWGIDLDECLDIWESCDVDSVYLEYFNMIEKMAETGIFDFIGHIDLVKIFKYRPTAAVYDKIEKNIENIAKIGVAVEVSTAGFRKPVGEIYPSKEIMSMIKKYNIPILVNSDAHTPEDVARDFDKAYEYVKSFGIDTLNYFDKRKRIPYKI
- a CDS encoding nucleotidyltransferase domain-containing protein, translated to MQAVELIDYSLEEELKIIVDAIVEKCNPEKIILFGSMANGKPTAWSDIDLVVIMNTDLRYIDRLLYVSKVIKSDVPIDFFVYTPEEERRFIETNNLFYTKEVIEKGKVLYCPSRRHAQ
- a CDS encoding IS701 family transposase encodes the protein MSHNKRITENSSIIQYLMKLNFALYFSKPVIRHIVEFIIAATQKGYSGTVTDIVNLSFANCHRTTFGKFLSQGVWNIEYAWKAIRREVIRIIFELSQISNKPIFVIFDDTIAEKTKPSLQAKHTIQATGFHQSHLKGKQVWGHQLLTMMLSCGKVVLPCCIERYEKGGKSKIERICEMVSMLPIPKGPAYGLCDSWYINKKVIEAHFERGYHLIGALKTNRIIYPQGIRIQIKDFAQYIEKNEVHLVTVNGSNYWVYRYEGALNGIDNAVVVLCWPEKAFKNENALHAFICTNTELDTETILNYYSQRWPIEIFFRQTKNNLGLNTYQVRSTKSIDRLLWLISLTYMYCTTSDDKYCKFGQGIKKVRKEVQKQRVQWLYEQANNKVPIDEILEQLQLA